CCTTCATCGGTTTGACCAGGTACTCGTCCGCCCCGATCTCCAGACCGTCGGCCTGTTTTTCTGAATCGACGTACTTGCCTGAAAAGAGAAAGACTGACGTCCCGGACAAGGATGGATCATTCTTGATCCGCCGACACACATCCACGCCGTTGCCGTCGGGCAGTCCCACATCCAGCAACACCAGGTCCGGTTGCAGTTCACGGGTCAGGGCAAGCCCCTCGGAGGCGGTTCTTGCCAGGCTGACCTCGTACCCTTGGGACGTGAGGATCTCCGCATAGAGTTCCAGCAGAATTTCTTCATCGTCAACGATCAAAATAGATTCCGTTTCGCCCATTTCCGCTGATCCTCCTTGACCACCATTGATCAGGTTGCGCTCTCGACTTCGGCCATTCCGAAGAGATCTCTGGCCATTCCCTCCCAGAGGGATATCCGGTCCGACAGGCCACAGAAAGCCAAGTAGTCCGCATCCAGCCCTTCGGGCATTCCGGTGGGGCCTTCGGGTTGCAACTGGATGGTCAATGCGTTGGCGGCATGCAGTGCCGTCAAGGGAACAAACTGCGTCGTGGTGCTCAGAACGGGTTCATGATGAAAGGCGATGGCTTCCAGCACCGGATCGGACATGCCCCACAAGCCCAGGACATAGGCCCCAAGCTGGGCATGTCCGGCACCCAGAACCTCTCGTTCCACGGCGGGTAGCGACATGTTTTTCGCGGCGACCATTTCAAGTATCTCATCGTACAATCCAGGACAGTTCACGGCAAAAATCAACTTGCCCACGTCATGGAGAATTCCGGCCAGGAACGCATCTTCCTGGATATCCCGAGACTCGTTTTCCATGGCACAGATCCGCTTGGTCAGGGTGGCGGTCATCAGGCTGTGCCGGGCAAGCCGGGCCAGGGATAAGCGCGGGCATTTCCTGGGATCATATTGTGAAAAAATCTGGACATGCAGCACCAGGGCCTTGACCGTTTCCGTACCCAACAGATTCACGGCCTGGGCTGGGCTGGTCACCTTGGTGTACATTCCGAAAAAGGACGAGTTGACCAGTTGCAGAATTTTGGCGGACATGCCCACGTCCGTGGAAATAATTTCGCCGACTTTCTTCAAGGAGCAGTGGGAGGATTGCAATTCTTCCTGAATCGCCACGTACAGCTTGGGCAGACTGGGGATTTGTTCCAGGCTGGAGGACAGACAGGTCAGGGCTTCCTCGGCCAGATAGCGGCGCAGGGCCAGGAGACGGCGAAGCACGGCGATCAACGCTTCCGGACTGCACGGCTTGCTCAGATACTGATGCACCACCTTGGTGGAGCCCATGATCATCCGTTCGTCCATATGCCCTGACAAGGCCACCCGGGCGGCATTGGGATACAGCTCCTTGACCTCGGTCAACAGCTGGAGCCCATCCATGCCCGGCATGCGCATGTCCGAAACCACCACGTCCATGGACGTGGCGGCCATCAGCTCCAAGGCTTCTTTCCCGCCGGGCGCGAAATGCAACTCCCACTCCCGACTCTGACTGTGTAGCATCCGCCGCAACCCGTGCAGTACTTGATGCTCGTCGTCCACGAACAGAATGCGGTACTTCATGGCCTGCTCCTTGGCGGTTGATGAGATGTCCATTGCAATCATCCTTTCGATTCCAGGCATCACGTTCTCGCCGTCGTGTCAATACGGTTCGTCGATTCCCTCATAGCCAATGTCCAAGTCGGCATTCTTGAAAAGCAGCTTGGGTTCCAGGCGAATGGCCCGGGTTATGTTCTTGCAAAACAGCCGGACGAGAAAACGATGTGCAGGATTTCCAGGAGGGCATTTTCCTTGAAGAGGCAACCGTCTGACTTTACGTGAATATAACTGGGCGGAATCAATAACTGAACGACTTCAACCCTTCTCGCGGAACCTGAGCGGATTTATGAGGGACATGAAAACCTCCTGGCGTGGTTACATGCTGTGAGACAACGTCAGGAAATGCAAAATTGCAGCAAAGGCTACTCGTCACGGTCTTTGCTCTGCCTCTCTTCCCGACCTTCCTGATACCCCTTTTCAAATGCTGTTTTCGCCCTGGCAAAACTCGCCTTCCATACTCCCCAGGAGGATTCGACGCCCTGCCTGAGTTCTTCCCAGGTTGATTCTCCCGCGCTTTGCAGATCCACGATTTTCTCTTCCAATTCCTGGCGCTTTGACCGCAACTCTTCAAGCTTCTGCTGACACTTGATTTTTGCGTCCGCTTCGGCCTGGTCCGCTTTGGCCGTCAATTTGTCGATGTCCGCGTTCCATTCGTCAACCTTGGCTTTCAACCTCTGGACATACGCATCACGTTTTTCCGACATAATCTGTCACCTCCCTGTATAATTCCTCATTTAGGGACCACGGTCCACATTATTCCCCAGCCCTGCAATTCCACGTCGTTTCCTTTTCGTTGAGCGTAAGGCGAAACATAGATGATATCCAGTGAATCGGGAGCATTTTTCGGGCCAGAGTTAGTCAGGAATGACTTGGGACCGAGATTGCCCGTCATGCGCAGAACACGGTCATCGGTCAATGGCCAGTCCACGATTAGCACGCTGGATTCGTGGATTTGCCATGTGGCGGCTCCGGGCTGCATCAAACCCAGCAAGGGCACGATGCGTTCCCGGCGCAGGGCCAGAAGATCCCGGTAGAAGGTCAGCCACTGGGCGTGCCCCACGGAATAGCGCTCATCCCAGTTCAACACGGCGCTCCGGGCCGTGGCAGGATCGTTGGGGTCGGGGATGCGCTTGCGCATGGCCGGGTCGGCGAACTCCGGGAAGGCCGCGAATTCCTTGCGCCGGCCTTCCCGGACCGCATCGGCCAAATCGCCCTGGAAGTCGCAAAAAAACGGAAAAGGCTGCTCCGTGGCCCACTCCTCGCCCATGTAGAGCATCGGAATCTGGGGGCTGAGCAAATACATGGCCGTCAGGGCCGTGCGCTTTTCCACCGGGGCCAGCAAGGTCAGCCGCTCTCCCAAAGCCCGGTTGCCGATCTGGTCGTGGTTCTGAATAAAGGCCACGAAGGCTTCGGGCGGGAGATGGGCACTGGGCTCGCCCCGGGCCTCGCCCTCCCGGTGGGGTGAGGGTTCGCCCTGATAGGCGAAGCCCTCGGCCAAACATCGGCCCAGCCGGTCCAGCGCGTTGTCCGCGTAGTCCGCGTAGTAGCCCTGGGTCTCCCCGGTACCCAGCACATGGTAGACATGGTGAATATCGTCGTTCCACTGGGCCACGTAGTATTTTGGCTCCCCGGTTCCTGCTCGCCCCAGAAACCGAGCCTGATTGGCGTCGTTTTCCAAAACCAGGTGCACGTGTCGGTCCTGGGGAAGCACCTTGCTCACGGTCTGGGCCAATTCCTCCAGGATATGCACGGGACCGTCATCCTGGATGGCATGGACCGCGTCCAGGCGTAGGCCGTCAAACCGATACTCCCGCAGCCAGAACACGGCGTTGGCAATAAAAAAGTCCCGGACCTGACGCACGGAAAAATCAATGGCCGATCCCCAGGGGGTCTGGTAGGCCTCGGTGAAGAACTGGGGAGCATAGAGATGGAGGTAGTTTCCTTCCGGGCCGAAATGATTGTAGACCACGTCCAGAAAAACCATCAGCCCCAGCCCATGGGCCTCGTCGATGAGACGCCGCAAATCCTGAGGCGAGCCGTAGACCGAATCCGGGGCAAAGGGCAGCACCCCGTCATACCCCCAATTGCGGCGACCCGGAAAATCGGCCAGAGGCATCAGCTCCACGGCCGTGACGCCCAGTTCCTTGAGATATGGCAAGCGGGCGCGGACTCCGTCATAGGTGCCTTCCGGCGTGAACGTGCCCACATGGAGCTCGTAGAGCACGGTCTCCGCCCAGGGCCGCCCTTTCCAGTCCGAATTCTCCCAGGTGAACCCGGCGGTATCCACCACCTGGCTCGGCCCGAAGCCGTCCTCAGGCTGAAAGCGCGAACCCGGGTCCGGGACCAGAGTCTCGCCGTTGATCTTGAAATGATACAAGGAGCCGACCCCGGCCTCGGGAACCAAAACCTCGCGCCAGCCGTTTCCAGCGTCCGCCATGGCCACGCTCCGCTCCGCTCCCTCTCCCGTCAGGACCACGTCCACGTGTTTGGCTCCCGGAGCCCAAAGCCGAAAACGTACGCCGGCGTCTTCGAGACTCGGGCCAAAGGAACACCTTTCCAAGAAGGATCTAATCTGATTGTTCATGGTTTGCTTTCCTTGTTCAGTGCGTGAGTGAAAAAAAGCCGCTTTGTGTGGTCGTGAAGAAAATAAATGTGTTATTACCATACACAACCAATACCTGGCGGAATCCTTTACGCAACACACGGACGGATTGATAAACGGCAAGCCTTGGCTCCTAATCCATGCCTTTGCCCTCAGCCCGGATCATCCGAATGTTTTCCAGCCCACTCGGTAGGGTGACCAGATCCGCGTTCCGTGACAGTTATTTTCACCGTCACCCCACGATTCATCACTTTCTTGAGCCAGCTTCCCCCTCCAACTCAAGAGCCTCCCTATGTTTCCGGTACAGACCGCGGAATTGATGATAGCGAAGGCCGAGGATTTCAGCGGCCCGACGCTGGTTGAACCTGACTTGGCGTAATGCTTGGCGCAGGCGGCGGCGTTCCAGTTCGTCCACGGCTTCGGGCAGGCTGAGCTGTTCGGGAATGGGCTCTTCCGGAGTCCTGGCGTGATCGGTCGATGCGTCGGACAGAGGAGATCGTGGGGATGATGCTTCATGTGCTGTTTTTCCAACGGTCGCGACCCTTCCCGCTGACGGCATCGCGGCAAAAGGGTCCAGAGTCAGCTCCTTGATCACTGTCGCGTCACCGGCCCGAAACACGGCCCGCTCCACGACGTTTTTCAATTCCCGTACATTGCCCGGCCAGGAATACGTTTCCAGGGCCTTGACCACGGACGCCGACAGGCGTGGCGGTTCGAAACGGCCCAGTTCCACGGCCATCCGGGCCGCGAAGTGCTCGGCCAGCAGTACCGCGTCACCGTGCCGCTCGCGGAGCGGCGGGACGCGCAGGACTTCAAAGGCCAAAC
The sequence above is a segment of the Desulfonatronum thiodismutans genome. Coding sequences within it:
- a CDS encoding response regulator translates to MDISSTAKEQAMKYRILFVDDEHQVLHGLRRMLHSQSREWELHFAPGGKEALELMAATSMDVVVSDMRMPGMDGLQLLTEVKELYPNAARVALSGHMDERMIMGSTKVVHQYLSKPCSPEALIAVLRRLLALRRYLAEEALTCLSSSLEQIPSLPKLYVAIQEELQSSHCSLKKVGEIISTDVGMSAKILQLVNSSFFGMYTKVTSPAQAVNLLGTETVKALVLHVQIFSQYDPRKCPRLSLARLARHSLMTATLTKRICAMENESRDIQEDAFLAGILHDVGKLIFAVNCPGLYDEILEMVAAKNMSLPAVEREVLGAGHAQLGAYVLGLWGMSDPVLEAIAFHHEPVLSTTTQFVPLTALHAANALTIQLQPEGPTGMPEGLDADYLAFCGLSDRISLWEGMARDLFGMAEVESAT
- a CDS encoding sll1863 family stress response protein — its product is MSEKRDAYVQRLKAKVDEWNADIDKLTAKADQAEADAKIKCQQKLEELRSKRQELEEKIVDLQSAGESTWEELRQGVESSWGVWKASFARAKTAFEKGYQEGREERQSKDRDE
- the treZ gene encoding malto-oligosyltrehalose trehalohydrolase, which encodes MNNQIRSFLERCSFGPSLEDAGVRFRLWAPGAKHVDVVLTGEGAERSVAMADAGNGWREVLVPEAGVGSLYHFKINGETLVPDPGSRFQPEDGFGPSQVVDTAGFTWENSDWKGRPWAETVLYELHVGTFTPEGTYDGVRARLPYLKELGVTAVELMPLADFPGRRNWGYDGVLPFAPDSVYGSPQDLRRLIDEAHGLGLMVFLDVVYNHFGPEGNYLHLYAPQFFTEAYQTPWGSAIDFSVRQVRDFFIANAVFWLREYRFDGLRLDAVHAIQDDGPVHILEELAQTVSKVLPQDRHVHLVLENDANQARFLGRAGTGEPKYYVAQWNDDIHHVYHVLGTGETQGYYADYADNALDRLGRCLAEGFAYQGEPSPHREGEARGEPSAHLPPEAFVAFIQNHDQIGNRALGERLTLLAPVEKRTALTAMYLLSPQIPMLYMGEEWATEQPFPFFCDFQGDLADAVREGRRKEFAAFPEFADPAMRKRIPDPNDPATARSAVLNWDERYSVGHAQWLTFYRDLLALRRERIVPLLGLMQPGAATWQIHESSVLIVDWPLTDDRVLRMTGNLGPKSFLTNSGPKNAPDSLDIIYVSPYAQRKGNDVELQGWGIMWTVVPK
- a CDS encoding sigma 54-interacting transcriptional regulator yields the protein MANITTSISTIPEALGGSDAFLALQEHIVAVAKVNRPVIIVGERGTGKELAAIRLHYHSHRWQGPLVAVNCSALSESLLESELFGHEPGAFTGAVRLRRGRFEAAHKGTLFLDEIGTMPLNMQEKILRVAEYQVVERLGGSSPLEVDVRIIVATNADLVALAAQGRFKPDLLDRLAFEVLRVPPLRERHGDAVLLAEHFAARMAVELGRFEPPRLSASVVKALETYSWPGNVRELKNVVERAVFRAGDATVIKELTLDPFAAMPSAGRVATVGKTAHEASSPRSPLSDASTDHARTPEEPIPEQLSLPEAVDELERRRLRQALRQVRFNQRRAAEILGLRYHQFRGLYRKHREALELEGEAGSRK